One segment of Anastrepha obliqua isolate idAnaObli1 chromosome 3, idAnaObli1_1.0, whole genome shotgun sequence DNA contains the following:
- the LOC129241992 gene encoding uncharacterized protein LOC129241992 — protein sequence MSTIEERTAYEKNPYFTGHIYGNFSPFYVTIAVCTVVLVSIIIINIVLGCCSRHRKYWQDRHTGNRWLVSIWSATPHLQPPLDFTELKDASYFEKFYPKPQIFSEDIEAQEAPVYQPDLQPHIEPHSHQLHQQRPPRPEGRTLQQQQQREEYVELQKRESDI from the exons ATGTCAACTATTGAGGAACGTACGGCATATGAAAAGAATCCGTATTTCACTGGACATATATATGGAAATTTTTCTCCTTTTTATGTGACCATCGCTGTTTGCACTGTTGTTCTTGTTtccattattataataaatattgtctTAGGGTGTTGCTCAAGACATCGCAAATACTGGCAAGATAGGCATACAG GCAATCGCTGGCTGGTTTCTATTTGGTCAGCTACACCACACTTGCAACCTCCCTTGGATTTTACTGAGCTAAAAGACGCCtcctattttgaaaaattctat ccGAAGCCACAAATCTTCAGTGAAGATATCGAAGCACAGGAAGCCCCAGTATATCAGCCGGATTTGCAGCCTCATATTGAACCACATTCACATCAATTGCATCAACAACGTCCACCGCGTCCTGAAGGCCGTACtttacagcagcagcaacaacgagAGGAATACGTAGAATTGCAGAAGCGCGAAAGTGACATTTAA
- the LOC129241994 gene encoding uncharacterized protein LOC129241994 — MLNRGNIFACALLIFVTLSSNAAVTLSPVECPGKDVNEIRQQADQFEISFLFYHVTWSDDSQAARLVYNHIAEIYRERIYFAAIDCFHLACNCSKTHPLSIGSGSPNRWPTMVIRYGHHISLQYNGEWSCEALQRFINSLFMPVERLHAKEELKQLTMHRDAVVLGIFGDASQLEYRMFASAGIKWLETDPEYSFRFATAFGAAADDILPRGNNTNQLNPQLLLITSKGIDVAPSEWNVSNIVLWLQTEFVRSLSILYSYNSPKSLTLHLHLSPVLAIIANDYFYEYMYNLTNPEVSVNKISSTNSLRRKLVQAQEVRYVQYTLEKKELLNPLTCLAKEYASYWNFRYYYALNNYLKKIVCGLGRNCYGQDLASVANAHELCLSKTQNGSPTSKIAAAKYLKKFVENNWHEFKSEQNQSLSVVILDNARHLDFLHTQGIPHADVNSVVTLMIADRLKESVFVTQDMFTYDALRQFVRNYYSKNLVAHKRNSPFNTKHTSSRTKIFLENVNNEMLLKIIELSNLTTIALFYSPQCVFSTLASQALIQLSATLDDSSGIQIIRINTQYNDLPWEFKIPSTPTLIVFPRGRASDSRVFPNRLKINVRNVFSFVLAQMETVDQLKALLSCCRRRKLHSLHMRKCYQYVRALATKHISRNMELRKIAETHHIKKQMEEWNVVKLELKAIFPLY, encoded by the coding sequence atgttgaacCGGGGGAAtatatttgcttgtgcattgtTGATATTTGTCACATTATCGTCCAACGCTGCAGTAACTTTGTCGCCGGTCGAGTGTCCAGGAAAAGATGTGAACGAAATACGACAACAAGCTGACCAATTTGAGATATCATTCCTTTTCTATCATGTTACTTGGAGTGATGACAGCCAAGCAGCTCGCCTAGTGTACAACCACATTGCAGAAATTTACCGAGAGAGGATATATTTTGCGGCCATTGACTGCTTTCATCTTGCATGCAACTGCAGCAAAACACATCCACTATCTATTGGCTCGGGGTCTCCAAACAGATGGCCAACCATGGTAATACGTTATGGTCATCATATTTCTTTGCAGTATAATGGAGAATGGAGTTGTGAAGCTCTTCAACGTTTCATTAACTCTCTATTTATGCCCGTAGAAAGATTGCATGCAAAAGAAGAATTAAAACAGTTGACGATGCATAGAGATGCTGTAGTTTTAGGTATTTTCGGCGATGCATCACAACTAGAGTATCGAATGTTTGCAAGTGCTGGAATAAAATGGCTTGAAACCGATCCAGAGTACAGTTTTCGATTCGCAACAGCATTTGGTGCGGCAGCGGACGATATTTTGCCTAGGGGGAACAATACGAATCAGCTTAATCCTCAACTGTTACTTATAACCAGCAAAGGAATAGATGTAGCGCCTTCCGAGTGGAACGTTAGCAATATTGTTTTATGGTTGCAAACAGAATTTGTACGATCACTGAGTATTTTGTACAGTTATAATTCACCAAAAAGCCTAACACTACATTTACACTTATCGCCAGTATTGGCTATAATTGCAAATGATTATTTCtacgaatatatgtataatctAACGAACCCCGAAGTTTCTGTAAATAAGATCAGCTCTACAAACTCTTTGCGCCGAAAACTTGTTCAAGCTCAAGAGGTTCGATATGTGCAATACACATTAGAGAAAAAGGAACTATTAAATCCGTTAACCTGTCTCGCTAAAGAGTACGCCAGTTACTGGAATTTTCGGTATTACTACGCTTTAAACAACTATCTTAAAAAGATTGTATGTGGTTTAGGGCGGAATTGCTATGGGCAAGACTTGGCCTCAGTAGCCAACGCGCATGAATTGTGTTTAAGTAAAACTCAGAATGGTTCGCCTACTAGCAAAATTGCGgctgcaaaatatttgaagaaatttgttgaaaacaatTGGCATGAATTCAAATCTGAACAAAACCAGTCATTATCCGTTGTTATTTTGGATAACGCGAGACATTTGGACTTTTTGCATACCCAAGGAATTCCGCATGCAGATGTAAATTCCGTTGTAACACTGATGATCGCAGACCGATTAAAGGAGAGTGTTTTCGTGACCCAAGATATGTTCACATACGATGCATTGCGGCAGTTTGTTCGAAACTATTACAGTAAAAATCTGGTGGCACATAAAAGAAATAGTCCCTTCAATACAAAACATACTTCGTCACGCACCaagatttttcttgaaaatgtaAATAACGAAATGCTTCTTAAAATAATCGAACTAAGCAATTTAACAACCATTGCATTATTCTATTCTCCACAATGTGTGTTTTCGACACTCGCCTCTCAAGCACTTATACAATTGTCAGCTACATTGGACGACTCGTCAGgaattcaaataattcgaataaataCCCAGTATAATGATTTACCGTGGGAGTTTAAAATACCATCCACGCCCACGCTGATTGTTTTTCCCCGTGGACGTGCGTCCGATTCTCGAGTATTTCCCAATCGATTGAAAATCAATGTGCGTAATGTCTTTAGCTTTGTTTTAGCtcaaatggaaacagtggatCAATTGAAAGCATTACTAAGCTGTTGTAGGCGACGCAAATTGCATTCGCTTCATATGCGAAAATGTTACCAGTACGTAAGGGCATTGGCTACCAAACATATCTCACGGAACATGGAACTGCGAAAGATTGCTGAAACTCATCACATAAAGAAGCAAATGGAAGAATGGAATGTTGTGAAATTGGAATTAAAAGCAATTTTCCccctctattaa
- the LOC129241997 gene encoding selenocysteine insertion sequence-binding protein 2, with product MSSRNKYTSDKLNVIDKKTFECIQRHQNTVNNGQFRKIRNAKYRKKGAISGRDSSTFNLMQFLTKTTKQKQNKLRSRTLCKTGCRTDKTWRKRGKTREGGKRKKCSRLKKAILRYRDQKTHMGSNTVDSSELLKETLEKISTLTIDSKDCKKNEERVKSKQDSKNLHSRRFRSYCDNCTTPLLAELSEKLLRELDRFHKRAISQNAIKAHAHRRFVVGFREAQCFLLVKKVKLVIIAPDCEICDGADGLDAKISNIKNQCQQQNIPYLFALRRRQLAYALFKKAPVSCVAVLDYDGAREIYSSLLEALQKARQAYEELTSTHPIDP from the exons ATGTCTTCTCGAAATAAATATACTTCAGATAAATTGAATGTTATagacaaaaaaacatttgagtGTATTCAACGCCATCAGAACACAGTAAACAATGGGCAGTTCCGTAAAATCCGCAatgcaaaatatcgaaaaaagggCGCTATATCAGGAAGAGATAGTTCTACTTTTAATTTGATGCAGTTTCTTACAAAAAccaccaaacaaaaacaaaataaacttagaagtCGCACTCTCTGTAAAACAGGGTGCCGTACAGATAAGACATGGAGAAAACGGGGTAAGACGAGGGAGGGTGGCAAACGGAAAAAGTGCTCCAGGTTAAAGAAAGCTATCTTACGGTACAGAGATCAAAAAACACATATGGGATCAAATACGGTAGACAGCTCTgaattattaaaagaaacttTGGAGAAAATCTCAACTTTGACCATTGATTCTAAAGACTGTAAAAAGAATGAGGAGCGTGTCAAGTCTAAACAAGActcgaaaaatttgcattctaGACGATTTcgaag ttattgtGACAACTGCACCACCCCTCTCTTAGCTGAACTTTCGGAGAAATTGCTTCGCGAACTAGATCGCTTCCATAAGCGCGCCATATctcaaaatgcaataaaagcgCATGCCCACCGACGTTTCGTTGTAGGATTTCGTGAAGCTCAGTGCTTTCTacttgtaaaaaaagttaagctGGTTATCATTGCACCAGACTGCGAAATCTGTGACGGCGCAG ATGGATTAGATGCCAAAATCTCTAATATTAAAAACCAGTGTCAACAGCAAAATATTCCTTATCTCTTTGCATTGCGTCGACGGCAATTAGCATACGCCTTATTTAAAAAGGCTCCAGTCAGTTGTGTTGCTGTACTTGATTACGATGGAGCACGTGAAATATATTCCAGTTTATTGGAGGCCCTGCAGAAGGCAAGACAAGCTTATGAAGAGCTCACTTCGACGCATCCAATCGATCCATAG
- the LOC129241998 gene encoding bax inhibitor 1 has protein sequence MATATATYASFQDKIQGFINGLGDKYEPYVRTHLAKVYMVLGAATASTAVGAMLQLWGVINLGLLAALASLGLVLGLHFYRDNGKNYYNRLSMLMAFGFCSGQTLGPLMQYTISINPSIIITALTGTVITFVSLSLGALLAERGKYLYLGGLLVSVINTMAILSLFNMFFQSYFVQLAQLYVGVFVMAAFVVFDTQNIVEKCRAGNRDVVQHALDLFFDVLSMFRRLLIILTQKEERKREERRKRN, from the exons ATGGCGACAGCGACTGCGACATATGCATCATTCCAAGACAAAATCCAAGGATTCATTAATGGATTAGGTGACAAATA tgaGCCGTACGTGCGTACCCATTTGGCCAAAGTGTATATGGTTTTGGGAGCGGCAACGGCAAGCACTGCCGTAGGTGCAATGCTTCAGCTGTGGGGCGTTATAAACCTTGGGCTTTTGGCAGCACTGGCTTCTTTGGGGCTTGTATTGGGTCTACATTTTTATAGagataatggaaaaaattactataatCGCCTCAGCATGTTAATGGCATTTGGTTTTTGTTCCGGCCAAACATTGGGACCGCTGATGCAGTATACAATAAGCATAAACCCGTCGATAATTATTACAGCACTAACAGGCACTGTGATAACTTTTGTTTCGCTTTCATTGGGTGCGTTACTAGCAGAACGTGGAAAATATCTTTATTTGGGCGGATTGCTAGTCAGTGTTATCAACACCATGGCAATATTAAgtctttttaatatgtttttccaATCGTACTTTGTTCAGTTG GCCCAACTGTATGTCGGAGTATTTGTAATGGCTGCTTTTGTAGTCTTTGATACACAAAACATTGTGGAAAAATGTCGCGCAGGCAATCGTGATGTAGTGCAACATGCTTTGGATTTGTTCTTTGATGTTTTAAGCATGTTTAGgcgtttattaattattttaacgcAAAAG gaGGAACGTAAGCGTGAGGAACGTCGTAAAAGAAACTAA
- the LOC129241996 gene encoding cleavage and polyadenylation specificity factor subunit 6 isoform X3 gives MADGAVLDLYAEDLDKDFAAQNQDEFAGEGVDLYDDIGGPTESASVTSGATVSANSAENATPVVGSDTAGNGGGSNGLYHQSGGSLTPNHMGRRYQLYVGNLTWWTTDQDIANVMREIGVNDFQEVKFFENRSNGQSKGFSVISLGSEASLRLVLERLPKKELHGQAPVVTYPTKQALNQFESLQKTRPVPPSQQNGPPRGPAPPNMGVGGPLPPHPGGQGVPPGHPPRMMNPNMAPGQYRPQHMPQGPPVGPNAGPPRMQFQGPPGGMPIRGPRPDWSRPPMHGGFPPQGPPGGPPQGPPHMQGPPRGPPGGPPQLGPGGPPGGPHGGPGGPAPHVNPAFFAQPGGPPQHPGGPPMSGPPHGPPGPPQQGMGMPPQHGPPPHFAQQGAPRGPWPGPAPAKPQGPFPDQTLGPQLTEVEFEEIMSRNRTVSSSAIARAVSDAAAGEYSSAIETLVTAISLIKQSKVAHDERCKILISSLQDTLHGIETKSYNRRERSRSRERTHRPRQRRERSSSRYRERSRDRERERDRDREGGYRERSRSRERERPVPDHYRDDSSSSRSARPRKSPEAIAEVVSDVPSKRSYYEERYRSSDRDRERDRERERERDRDRDRERDRDRREEHRSRH, from the exons ATGGCTGACGGTGCCGTGCTAGATCTTTATGCTGAAGACCTGGATAAAGATTTTGCCGCGCAGAACCAG GATGAATTTGCTGGTGAAGGCGTGGATTTATATGACGATATAGGTGGTCCGACAGAATCTGCATCTGTTACTTCAGGCGCGACAGTGTCTGCTAATTCAGCAGAAAACGCGACGCCAGTGGTTGGCAGTGACACAGCCGGGAATGGTGGCGGCTCAAATGGTCTTTACCATCAAAGTGGTGGTAGTTTAACCCCTAATCATATGGGCCGACGTTATCAACTCTATGTCGGCAACTTAACTTGG TGGACAACTGACCAAGATATTGCTAACGTTATGCGTGAAATCGGGGTAAACGACTTCCAAGAGGTGaagttttttgaaaacagaTCGAATGGTCAATCGAAAGGATTCAGCGTTATATCACTTGGATCCGAAGCAAGCTTACGGCTAGTCTTAGAACGTCTGCCAAAAAAAGAGCTGCATGGTCAAGCTCCGGTAGTAACGTATCCAACAAAGCAGGCGTTGAACCAGTTTGAGAGTTTACAGAAGACACGTCCGGTACCACCGTCGCAACAGAATGGACCACCACGTGGTCCCGCGCCTCCGAATATGGGCGTGGGTGGACCATTGCCTCCACATCCAGGTGGTCAAGGCGTACCTCCCGGTCATCCACCACGTATGATGAATCCCAATATGGCACCCGGTCAGTACCGCCCACAACATATGCCACAGGGTCCACCTGTAGGACCGAATGCGGGCCCACCACGTATGcag tttcaagGTCCACCAGGAGGAATGCCGATTCGGGGTCCACGTCCAGACTGGAGTAGACCACCTATGCATGGAGGCTTTCCGCCTCAAGGTCCACCTGGTGGTCCACCGCAAGGACCTCCTCACATGCAAGGTCCGCCACGTGGTCCGCCTGGTGGCCCTCCTCAACTGGGCCCGGGCGGGCCTCCAGGAGGCCCTCATGGAGGTCCTGGTGGGCCAGCACCACACGTGAATCCGGCATTCTTCGCTCAGCCGGGCGGCCCGCCTCAACATCCGGGCGGTCCACCTATGAGTGGTCCCCCCCACGGCCCTCCTGGACCGCCGCAACAGGGAATGGGTATGCCACCACAGCATGGCCCACCACCTCATTTTGCCCAACAAGGGGCACCTCGCGGTCCATGGCCGGGTCCTGCTCCAGCGAAACCACAAGGTCCGTTTCCAGACCAGACATTAGGCCCACAGTTAACCGAAGTAGAATTTGAAGAGATCATGAGCAGAAACCGTACTGTAAGCAGTTCAGCTATAGCCAG GGCCGTTTCAGATGCAGCAGCTGGTGAATATTCCAGTGCGATTGAAACTCTGGTCACGGCTATTTCTCTTATCAAACAGTCGAAAGTGGCGCACGATGAGCGTTGTAAAATATTGATCAGCTCTTTGCAGGACACTTTGCATGGcatcgaaacaaaaagttacaatcgCAGAGAGCGTTCACGATCGCGAGAGCGGACCCATCGCCCTAGGCAACGCAGGGAGCGTTCATCATCTCGTTATAGAGAGCGCTCACGTGATAGGGAGCGTGAACGTGACCGTGATCGTGAAGGAGG ATATAGGGAACGTTCTAGAAGCCGAGAACGTGAACGCCCCGTCCCAGATCACTATAGAGATGATAG TAGCTCCAGTCGTTCTGCACGTCCACGTAAATCTCCTGAAGCCATCGCGGAGGTAGTAAGTGATGTGCCATCGAAACGCAGTTATTACGAGGAGCGTTATCGATCATCAGATCGTGATCGTGAGCGCGACAGAGAACGGGAGCGAGAGCGTGATAGAGATCGGGATCGGGAAAGGGACCGTGATCGGCGTGAGGAACATCGCTCGCGGCACTGA
- the LOC129241996 gene encoding cleavage and polyadenylation specificity factor subunit 6 isoform X1 yields the protein MADGAVLDLYAEDLDKDFAAQNQDEFAGEGVDLYDDIGGPTESASVTSGATVSANSAENATPVVGSDTAGNGGGSNGLYHQSGGSLTPNHMGRRYQLYVGNLTWWTTDQDIANVMREIGVNDFQEVKFFENRSNGQSKGFSVISLGSEASLRLVLERLPKKELHGQAPVVTYPTKQALNQFESLQKTRPVPPSQQNGPPRGPAPPNMGVGGPLPPHPGGQGVPPGHPPRMMNPNMAPGQYRPQHMPQGPPVGPNAGPPRMQAPMHQGGGHMGPQQPLPGPPPRYPPNQGQWAATGQPRPNGPRTGPPNGPPQRPQMFQGPPGGMPIRGPRPDWSRPPMHGGFPPQGPPGGPPQGPPHMQGPPRGPPGGPPQLGPGGPPGGPHGGPGGPAPHVNPAFFAQPGGPPQHPGGPPMSGPPHGPPGPPQQGMGMPPQHGPPPHFAQQGAPRGPWPGPAPAKPQGPFPDQTLGPQLTEVEFEEIMSRNRTVSSSAIARAVSDAAAGEYSSAIETLVTAISLIKQSKVAHDERCKILISSLQDTLHGIETKSYNRRERSRSRERTHRPRQRRERSSSRYRERSRDRERERDRDREGGYRERSRSRERERPVPDHYRDDSSSSRSARPRKSPEAIAEVVSDVPSKRSYYEERYRSSDRDRERDRERERERDRDRDRERDRDRREEHRSRH from the exons ATGGCTGACGGTGCCGTGCTAGATCTTTATGCTGAAGACCTGGATAAAGATTTTGCCGCGCAGAACCAG GATGAATTTGCTGGTGAAGGCGTGGATTTATATGACGATATAGGTGGTCCGACAGAATCTGCATCTGTTACTTCAGGCGCGACAGTGTCTGCTAATTCAGCAGAAAACGCGACGCCAGTGGTTGGCAGTGACACAGCCGGGAATGGTGGCGGCTCAAATGGTCTTTACCATCAAAGTGGTGGTAGTTTAACCCCTAATCATATGGGCCGACGTTATCAACTCTATGTCGGCAACTTAACTTGG TGGACAACTGACCAAGATATTGCTAACGTTATGCGTGAAATCGGGGTAAACGACTTCCAAGAGGTGaagttttttgaaaacagaTCGAATGGTCAATCGAAAGGATTCAGCGTTATATCACTTGGATCCGAAGCAAGCTTACGGCTAGTCTTAGAACGTCTGCCAAAAAAAGAGCTGCATGGTCAAGCTCCGGTAGTAACGTATCCAACAAAGCAGGCGTTGAACCAGTTTGAGAGTTTACAGAAGACACGTCCGGTACCACCGTCGCAACAGAATGGACCACCACGTGGTCCCGCGCCTCCGAATATGGGCGTGGGTGGACCATTGCCTCCACATCCAGGTGGTCAAGGCGTACCTCCCGGTCATCCACCACGTATGATGAATCCCAATATGGCACCCGGTCAGTACCGCCCACAACATATGCCACAGGGTCCACCTGTAGGACCGAATGCGGGCCCACCACGTATGcag GCGCCAATGCATCAGGGCGGCGGACACATGGGGCCACAACAACCATTGCCCGGTCCACCGCCACGCTATCCGCCCAATCAAGGACAGTGGGCGGCTACAGGACAGCCACGTCCGAATGGACCACGTACAGGACCGCCAAATGGACCGCCGCAGCGTCCTCAAATG tttcaagGTCCACCAGGAGGAATGCCGATTCGGGGTCCACGTCCAGACTGGAGTAGACCACCTATGCATGGAGGCTTTCCGCCTCAAGGTCCACCTGGTGGTCCACCGCAAGGACCTCCTCACATGCAAGGTCCGCCACGTGGTCCGCCTGGTGGCCCTCCTCAACTGGGCCCGGGCGGGCCTCCAGGAGGCCCTCATGGAGGTCCTGGTGGGCCAGCACCACACGTGAATCCGGCATTCTTCGCTCAGCCGGGCGGCCCGCCTCAACATCCGGGCGGTCCACCTATGAGTGGTCCCCCCCACGGCCCTCCTGGACCGCCGCAACAGGGAATGGGTATGCCACCACAGCATGGCCCACCACCTCATTTTGCCCAACAAGGGGCACCTCGCGGTCCATGGCCGGGTCCTGCTCCAGCGAAACCACAAGGTCCGTTTCCAGACCAGACATTAGGCCCACAGTTAACCGAAGTAGAATTTGAAGAGATCATGAGCAGAAACCGTACTGTAAGCAGTTCAGCTATAGCCAG GGCCGTTTCAGATGCAGCAGCTGGTGAATATTCCAGTGCGATTGAAACTCTGGTCACGGCTATTTCTCTTATCAAACAGTCGAAAGTGGCGCACGATGAGCGTTGTAAAATATTGATCAGCTCTTTGCAGGACACTTTGCATGGcatcgaaacaaaaagttacaatcgCAGAGAGCGTTCACGATCGCGAGAGCGGACCCATCGCCCTAGGCAACGCAGGGAGCGTTCATCATCTCGTTATAGAGAGCGCTCACGTGATAGGGAGCGTGAACGTGACCGTGATCGTGAAGGAGG ATATAGGGAACGTTCTAGAAGCCGAGAACGTGAACGCCCCGTCCCAGATCACTATAGAGATGATAG TAGCTCCAGTCGTTCTGCACGTCCACGTAAATCTCCTGAAGCCATCGCGGAGGTAGTAAGTGATGTGCCATCGAAACGCAGTTATTACGAGGAGCGTTATCGATCATCAGATCGTGATCGTGAGCGCGACAGAGAACGGGAGCGAGAGCGTGATAGAGATCGGGATCGGGAAAGGGACCGTGATCGGCGTGAGGAACATCGCTCGCGGCACTGA
- the LOC129241996 gene encoding cleavage and polyadenylation specificity factor subunit 6 isoform X2, giving the protein MADGAVLDLYAEDLDKDFAAQNQDEFAGEGVDLYDDIGGPTESASVTSGATVSANSAENATPVVGSDTAGNGGGSNGLYHQSGGSLTPNHMGRRYQLYVGNLTWWTTDQDIANVMREIGVNDFQEVKFFENRSNGQSKGFSVISLGSEASLRLVLERLPKKELHGQAPVVTYPTKQALNQFESLQKTRPVPPSQQNGPPRGPAPPNMGVGGPLPPHPGGQGVPPGHPPRMMNPNMAPGQYRPQHMPQGPPVGPNAGPPRMQAPMHQGGGHMGPQQPLPGPPPRYPPNQGQWAATGQPRPNGPRTGPPNGPPQRPQMFQGPPGGMPIRGPRPDWSRPPMHGGFPPQGPPGGPPQGPPHMQGPPRGPPGGPPQLGPGGPPGGPHGGPGGPAPHVNPAFFAQPGGPPQHPGGPPMSGPPHGPPGPPQQGMGMPPQHGPPPHFAQQGAPRGPWPGPAPAKPQGPFPDQTLGPQLTEVEFEEIMSRNRTVSSSAIARAVSDAAAGEYSSAIETLVTAISLIKQSKVAHDERCKILISSLQDTLHGIETKSYNRRERSRSRERTHRPRQRRERSSSRYRERSRDRERERDRDREGGYRERSRSRERERPVPDHYRDDSSSRSARPRKSPEAIAEVVSDVPSKRSYYEERYRSSDRDRERDRERERERDRDRDRERDRDRREEHRSRH; this is encoded by the exons ATGGCTGACGGTGCCGTGCTAGATCTTTATGCTGAAGACCTGGATAAAGATTTTGCCGCGCAGAACCAG GATGAATTTGCTGGTGAAGGCGTGGATTTATATGACGATATAGGTGGTCCGACAGAATCTGCATCTGTTACTTCAGGCGCGACAGTGTCTGCTAATTCAGCAGAAAACGCGACGCCAGTGGTTGGCAGTGACACAGCCGGGAATGGTGGCGGCTCAAATGGTCTTTACCATCAAAGTGGTGGTAGTTTAACCCCTAATCATATGGGCCGACGTTATCAACTCTATGTCGGCAACTTAACTTGG TGGACAACTGACCAAGATATTGCTAACGTTATGCGTGAAATCGGGGTAAACGACTTCCAAGAGGTGaagttttttgaaaacagaTCGAATGGTCAATCGAAAGGATTCAGCGTTATATCACTTGGATCCGAAGCAAGCTTACGGCTAGTCTTAGAACGTCTGCCAAAAAAAGAGCTGCATGGTCAAGCTCCGGTAGTAACGTATCCAACAAAGCAGGCGTTGAACCAGTTTGAGAGTTTACAGAAGACACGTCCGGTACCACCGTCGCAACAGAATGGACCACCACGTGGTCCCGCGCCTCCGAATATGGGCGTGGGTGGACCATTGCCTCCACATCCAGGTGGTCAAGGCGTACCTCCCGGTCATCCACCACGTATGATGAATCCCAATATGGCACCCGGTCAGTACCGCCCACAACATATGCCACAGGGTCCACCTGTAGGACCGAATGCGGGCCCACCACGTATGcag GCGCCAATGCATCAGGGCGGCGGACACATGGGGCCACAACAACCATTGCCCGGTCCACCGCCACGCTATCCGCCCAATCAAGGACAGTGGGCGGCTACAGGACAGCCACGTCCGAATGGACCACGTACAGGACCGCCAAATGGACCGCCGCAGCGTCCTCAAATG tttcaagGTCCACCAGGAGGAATGCCGATTCGGGGTCCACGTCCAGACTGGAGTAGACCACCTATGCATGGAGGCTTTCCGCCTCAAGGTCCACCTGGTGGTCCACCGCAAGGACCTCCTCACATGCAAGGTCCGCCACGTGGTCCGCCTGGTGGCCCTCCTCAACTGGGCCCGGGCGGGCCTCCAGGAGGCCCTCATGGAGGTCCTGGTGGGCCAGCACCACACGTGAATCCGGCATTCTTCGCTCAGCCGGGCGGCCCGCCTCAACATCCGGGCGGTCCACCTATGAGTGGTCCCCCCCACGGCCCTCCTGGACCGCCGCAACAGGGAATGGGTATGCCACCACAGCATGGCCCACCACCTCATTTTGCCCAACAAGGGGCACCTCGCGGTCCATGGCCGGGTCCTGCTCCAGCGAAACCACAAGGTCCGTTTCCAGACCAGACATTAGGCCCACAGTTAACCGAAGTAGAATTTGAAGAGATCATGAGCAGAAACCGTACTGTAAGCAGTTCAGCTATAGCCAG GGCCGTTTCAGATGCAGCAGCTGGTGAATATTCCAGTGCGATTGAAACTCTGGTCACGGCTATTTCTCTTATCAAACAGTCGAAAGTGGCGCACGATGAGCGTTGTAAAATATTGATCAGCTCTTTGCAGGACACTTTGCATGGcatcgaaacaaaaagttacaatcgCAGAGAGCGTTCACGATCGCGAGAGCGGACCCATCGCCCTAGGCAACGCAGGGAGCGTTCATCATCTCGTTATAGAGAGCGCTCACGTGATAGGGAGCGTGAACGTGACCGTGATCGTGAAGGAGG ATATAGGGAACGTTCTAGAAGCCGAGAACGTGAACGCCCCGTCCCAGATCACTATAGAGATGATAG CTCCAGTCGTTCTGCACGTCCACGTAAATCTCCTGAAGCCATCGCGGAGGTAGTAAGTGATGTGCCATCGAAACGCAGTTATTACGAGGAGCGTTATCGATCATCAGATCGTGATCGTGAGCGCGACAGAGAACGGGAGCGAGAGCGTGATAGAGATCGGGATCGGGAAAGGGACCGTGATCGGCGTGAGGAACATCGCTCGCGGCACTGA